A genomic region of Papaver somniferum cultivar HN1 chromosome 7, ASM357369v1, whole genome shotgun sequence contains the following coding sequences:
- the LOC113293736 gene encoding uncharacterized protein LOC113293736: protein MEKSISVARKRKFVQLDTRSYSFHVVLPNGVSVIVKLERSRDAVVSVQEFKTLVRAENEYVRKSMGVTSVKNRRKIFWCSPNLCFKYHGLKLFKLFLCLFEHEKMHNLILDDGQISIGMGDLEIPRFCPGPAIQGRLGTVILGLPLSRGRIAFGSDTRCTYKNGSLVVLDSWVEYQSPKLLGVDANCSMATCGDETYNLKVHRQVANKAMTEMRTADGLANLVEETMRTYYRKSINSGIFLGVIEDGKTRFFHHKTYSGHPNLLTQCGNVMGLWK from the exons ATGGAGAAATCTATTTCAGTAGCAAGGAAAAGAAAGTTTGTGCAACTGGATACTAGATCTTACTCATTTCATGTAGTGTTACCGAATGGAGTGAGCGTTATTGTTAAGTTAGAAAGGTCAAGAGATGCAGTAGTATCAGTCCAAGAATTCAAGACTCTGGTGAGAGCAGAGAATGAGTATGTGAGAAAAAGCATGGGTGTCACTTCTGTGAAGAATAGAAGAAAGATCTTCTGGTGCAGCCCAAATCTGTGTTTCAAATATCATGGTCTGAAACTTTTCAAGTTGTTCTTGTGTTTGTTTGAACATGAGAAAATGCACAATTTAATACTTGAT GATGGACAGATAAGTATTGGGATGGGGGATCTGGAAATTCCAAGGTTTTGCCCTGGCCCTGCTATTCAAG GGCGTCTTGGGACTGTCATTTTAGGACTGCCTTTAAGTAGAGGAAGAATAGCATTTGGATCAGACACTCGCTGCACTTACAAAAATGGCTCATTGGTGGTGCTGGACTCATGGG TCGAATATCAAAGCCCCAAGCTGCTCGGGGTGGATGCAAATTGTTCAATGGCTACTTGTGGTGACGAGACATACAACTTGAAGGTGCACCGGCAGGTGGCCAATAAG GCAATGACCGAAATGCGTACAGCAGACGGATTAGCAAATCTAGTCGAGGAAACCATGCGCACATACTACCGTAAATCCATCAATTCAG GGATTTTCTTAGGTGTCATCGAGGATGGCAAAACAAGATTTTTTCATCACAAGACATactcgggacatccaaatttgttgacgcaatgcggaaatgtgatgggtttatggaaatga